A portion of the Sphingobacterium spiritivorum genome contains these proteins:
- a CDS encoding nucleotidyltransferase family protein: MVTDRITNAFFTLLRSGLWNTSIDQDTSFPLSDQEWEVLYTMSVNQTVEGIVLDALQHLDTSFHPPKTILLKWVVRVEKAAQHSTLMNKVINEQFAFFRQYGIEVVLLKGQGLSTLYENPESRISGDIDWYFPDQNDYVRANQLIADMEIVISETAGYSACYLWKGMDIDHHQHIFDIHNPFCKSYLRKLEKSEFKNNIHVRMEDRIWLMPAPVLNILQVNTHILKHQLSFGIGIRQLCDAARIYYVHHHYLDGAYLKKIYTRVGIMKWIYLLHDILHRYIGLPQKFLPFDTRLKRSADWMMQDILQSGNFGFHDSRYQADSPASATRTDTKKRLIGNFIKYVRYAPMEAISFPLVQLYSGWRVKQ; the protein is encoded by the coding sequence ATGGTAACGGACAGAATAACAAATGCATTCTTTACGCTTTTGCGTTCCGGTCTCTGGAATACTTCCATTGATCAGGATACTTCATTTCCTTTATCCGATCAGGAATGGGAAGTGCTGTACACGATGTCTGTAAACCAAACGGTAGAAGGAATCGTATTGGATGCATTACAACATCTGGATACCTCGTTTCATCCTCCGAAAACTATTTTGCTTAAATGGGTAGTGAGGGTAGAAAAAGCTGCACAGCATAGTACACTTATGAATAAGGTGATCAATGAGCAATTCGCTTTTTTTCGGCAATACGGTATTGAGGTTGTTTTATTAAAGGGACAGGGGCTTTCTACCTTATACGAGAATCCGGAAAGCCGTATCAGTGGGGATATTGATTGGTATTTTCCTGATCAGAATGATTATGTCAGAGCAAATCAACTGATAGCGGATATGGAGATTGTAATATCCGAAACAGCAGGGTATAGTGCATGCTATTTATGGAAGGGAATGGATATAGATCATCACCAACACATCTTCGATATTCATAATCCGTTTTGCAAATCGTACCTCAGGAAGCTGGAAAAATCAGAATTCAAAAACAATATACATGTCCGGATGGAAGATAGAATCTGGTTGATGCCGGCACCTGTATTGAATATTCTGCAGGTCAATACCCATATCCTGAAGCATCAGCTATCTTTTGGAATAGGTATACGGCAATTGTGTGATGCTGCACGTATTTACTATGTACATCATCACTATTTAGACGGAGCTTATCTTAAAAAGATCTATACTAGAGTAGGAATTATGAAATGGATATATCTGCTTCATGATATATTACACCGGTACATCGGACTTCCGCAAAAATTTCTGCCTTTTGATACTAGACTAAAGCGCTCAGCAGACTGGATGATGCAGGATATTTTGCAGTCAGGCAATTTCGGTTTTCACGATAGCAGGTATCAGGCGGATAGTCCTGCATCTGCAACACGTACAGATACGAAAAAGCGGTTGATAGGCAATTTTATAAAATATGTAAGATATGCACCCATGGAGGCAATCTCCTTTCCGTTGGTACAGCTTTATTCAGGATGGAGAGTTAAACAATGA
- a CDS encoding S24/S26 family peptidase, with protein MLVSDEKKYRIANELFFEQVRQILGESQTVRITVAGNSMLPFLQPEDQVVLKKAEKTDLKTGKIVLALWNKSYILHRIVWKEKSAKKIRLAGDGNLAQVEDVHMSDIIAVVVRGYRGDKEVCVNSNLHMCAAFIWYRLRFIRRVYNKIKTIREEIK; from the coding sequence ATGTTAGTATCAGATGAGAAAAAGTACAGAATAGCCAACGAACTATTTTTTGAGCAGGTAAGGCAAATCCTGGGAGAGAGTCAGACAGTCCGTATTACAGTCGCAGGAAACAGCATGCTTCCTTTTTTACAGCCGGAGGATCAGGTTGTTTTGAAAAAAGCAGAGAAAACAGATTTGAAGACAGGAAAGATTGTTTTGGCTTTATGGAATAAATCCTACATTCTGCACCGTATTGTATGGAAAGAAAAGTCTGCCAAAAAAATCAGGCTAGCAGGAGACGGTAATCTGGCTCAGGTAGAAGATGTGCACATGTCCGATATCATAGCTGTAGTTGTGAGAGGCTATCGTGGTGATAAAGAAGTTTGTGTGAATTCAAATCTGCACATGTGTGCAGCATTTATATGGTATAGATTGCGTTTTATACGCCGTGTATATAACAAAATAAAGACTATAAGAGAGGAGATAAAATAA
- a CDS encoding ABC transporter ATP-binding protein: protein MISTGLIGYIKWASSFAKSQRWQLLLFFCLELCAIFLSLLFVYWSKKAVDLVINKDTEVWKPALVFAVGSVLLGLLTRLYADWLNEKVRARMLIEIQNKIIKSQMMAVWKYVMRWSTGDIQVRIHSDCQEIVQMVGYSFLSCILTVIRLFAAFGFLWLMDPMLAILILAISPLFLFSKVYFRRLRALNARQKQTESELGHVVQENIRFRTSIRALGMQTVRWNKVQRSQDKIYSLKLQLLNFSTFSQAVLKTTINAGFLITFVWGIYQLHTAQISFGTMTAFLQLVGRIQSPIVSLMSFIPRFIRFRTATDRVQELLEVETEEETDAEYISQPESVSLEKVEFRYEDQLIINKLCVQIKAGKPVAIVGTSGKGKTTFIRLLLALIQPDSGEIRIHTAHSSYLLTNRHRVNMAYVPQGDKLFSTTIRENLITGTEEITAAQIHKALYLACAEFIYELPDGLDTVIGESGYGLSEGQAQRIAIARAMMGASGIWLFDEITSALDGEIAQKVFSRLTEEGKDKIMVFVTHDLKLAQQCDQQIYI from the coding sequence ATGATATCTACAGGTCTGATCGGTTATATCAAATGGGCATCGTCCTTTGCAAAGAGTCAACGCTGGCAGCTGCTGTTATTTTTCTGTCTGGAACTGTGCGCTATATTCTTATCTCTGCTATTTGTTTACTGGTCCAAAAAAGCGGTAGATCTGGTGATAAATAAAGACACTGAAGTCTGGAAACCTGCACTTGTTTTTGCTGTAGGTAGCGTATTGCTGGGATTGCTAACAAGATTGTACGCAGACTGGCTCAATGAAAAAGTCCGTGCAAGGATGTTGATCGAAATCCAGAACAAAATTATTAAATCTCAAATGATGGCAGTGTGGAAATATGTCATGAGATGGAGTACAGGAGATATTCAGGTGCGTATACATTCAGATTGCCAGGAGATCGTACAGATGGTTGGTTACTCCTTTTTATCATGTATACTTACGGTCATCAGGCTCTTTGCTGCATTCGGGTTTTTATGGCTCATGGATCCCATGTTAGCCATACTTATTCTGGCTATTTCTCCTTTGTTTCTGTTTTCAAAAGTATATTTCAGACGCCTGAGAGCCTTGAACGCCCGCCAAAAGCAGACAGAAAGTGAGCTGGGACATGTTGTGCAGGAAAATATCCGTTTTCGGACATCCATACGAGCCTTAGGTATGCAGACGGTCCGTTGGAATAAAGTGCAGCGCAGTCAGGACAAGATTTACAGTCTTAAATTACAATTATTGAATTTTTCTACGTTTTCACAGGCTGTATTGAAAACAACTATCAATGCCGGATTTCTGATCACATTTGTATGGGGAATATACCAGCTCCATACCGCACAGATTTCTTTCGGAACAATGACCGCCTTTTTGCAATTAGTGGGTCGTATTCAGTCTCCAATAGTTTCATTAATGAGCTTTATTCCACGTTTTATCCGATTCAGAACTGCAACAGACCGGGTACAGGAGCTTCTGGAAGTGGAGACAGAGGAAGAAACCGATGCCGAATATATCTCTCAGCCGGAGTCTGTATCCCTGGAAAAAGTTGAATTCAGATATGAAGATCAGCTGATTATCAATAAGCTGTGTGTGCAGATAAAGGCTGGTAAACCTGTAGCAATTGTCGGTACCAGTGGTAAAGGAAAGACGACCTTCATCCGTTTATTGCTGGCATTGATACAACCTGACAGTGGTGAAATCCGGATACATACAGCACATAGTAGTTATTTGCTTACAAACAGACACCGCGTCAATATGGCCTATGTACCTCAGGGTGATAAATTGTTCAGTACTACTATTCGTGAAAATCTCATTACAGGTACAGAAGAAATCACTGCAGCACAGATTCATAAGGCCTTATATCTGGCCTGTGCCGAATTCATATACGAGCTACCCGATGGATTGGATACTGTAATCGGGGAATCCGGCTATGGATTGTCAGAAGGACAGGCACAACGTATAGCGATTGCAAGAGCTATGATGGGCGCATCCGGTATCTGGCTCTTTGATGAGATCACTTCCGCATTAGACGGAGAGATAGCACAAAAAGTGTTCAGCCGTCTGACAGAGGAGGGGAAAGATAAAATAATGGTTTTTGTTACGCATGATCTTAAGTTGGCACAGCAGTGTGATCAGCAGATCTATATATAA
- a CDS encoding glycosyltransferase — MMDKINILQVGKFYPIRGGVEKVMYDLMLGLSSQQISCDMLCAATEDYPAGNIVLNKYAKIMIMHTRFKFAATMIAPGMISTLRKIASNYDIIHIHHPDPMASLALFLSGYKGRVVLHWHSDIVKQKTLLKLYSPLQNWIIGRADLIVGTSPVYVRQSPFLAQVQHKVDYIPIGVLPIIADECKVSELRNKYAGKKIVFSLGRLVEYKGYEYLIRAAKKLDSSFQIVIGGKGPLQDSLTKLIQELGIEDKVQLAGFISDEELPAYYEACDIFCLSSIQKTEAFAIVQIEAMSCGKPVISTDIPGSGVSWVNKNEVSGLVVDIEDADQLTFAIEEVCADENLWQKLQKGSRERYEAMFTRESMVERCMKLYQQLLTD, encoded by the coding sequence ATGATGGATAAAATAAACATATTACAAGTTGGCAAATTTTACCCCATTCGGGGAGGAGTAGAAAAAGTGATGTACGATCTGATGTTAGGTTTGTCTTCACAACAGATCTCCTGTGATATGTTATGTGCAGCAACTGAAGATTATCCTGCCGGAAATATTGTCCTTAATAAATATGCTAAAATAATGATCATGCATACCCGGTTTAAGTTTGCTGCAACGATGATTGCCCCAGGTATGATCAGCACCTTACGTAAAATAGCCAGCAATTATGATATCATCCACATCCATCATCCTGATCCGATGGCTAGTCTTGCCCTTTTCCTGTCTGGATACAAAGGAAGGGTAGTGCTACACTGGCACAGCGATATTGTAAAGCAAAAGACACTTCTCAAGCTCTACAGTCCTTTGCAAAACTGGATCATCGGACGTGCAGATCTTATTGTCGGCACAAGTCCGGTGTATGTCCGCCAATCACCTTTTTTAGCACAGGTACAGCACAAGGTAGATTATATTCCAATCGGAGTACTTCCGATCATCGCTGATGAATGTAAAGTATCAGAGCTTCGTAATAAATATGCAGGAAAAAAAATTGTCTTTTCACTGGGACGTCTGGTAGAATATAAAGGATACGAATATCTGATACGTGCCGCAAAGAAGCTGGACAGCAGCTTTCAGATTGTAATCGGAGGCAAAGGGCCATTACAGGATTCCCTTACTAAGCTTATTCAGGAACTTGGAATAGAGGATAAGGTACAACTGGCAGGATTTATATCTGATGAAGAGTTGCCGGCTTATTATGAAGCGTGCGATATCTTTTGTCTGAGTTCTATTCAGAAAACAGAAGCTTTTGCTATTGTACAGATCGAAGCTATGTCTTGCGGGAAGCCAGTCATATCTACGGATATTCCGGGATCGGGAGTGAGCTGGGTCAACAAAAATGAGGTATCCGGTCTAGTCGTTGATATTGAGGATGCAGATCAGTTGACATTTGCAATAGAGGAAGTGTGTGCGGATGAGAATCTTTGGCAAAAATTGCAAAAGGGAAGTAGAGAGCGTTACGAAGCTATGTTTACAAGGGAGTCTATGGTAGAACGTTGTATGAAGCTGTATCAACAATTATTAACAGATTAA
- a CDS encoding GT-D fold domain-containing glycosyltransferase, whose protein sequence is MKNYLIKIYVLLMYPIIRFVCPFPKIASNGETLASVIKSKRSVARFGDAELHMISSTEHSGFQNLDSVLSQRLREILKSNMDSCMICLAPGLSSVKNFGEEGRKFWKHFTVFHYRRYLSYLDFERTYYNANITRPYMDYKNKAGVSVFFDGIKELWKGKRVLLVEGNMSRLGMGNDLFAGAESVHRIITLSRQAFSLYDRILEEVSVVAMQYDLILIALGASATVLAYDLSKLNVQAVDIGHIDIEYEWFLQGATSKVKVEGKHVNEVSESLTEEETQDTIYRSQIIKSIF, encoded by the coding sequence ATGAAAAATTACCTGATAAAAATATATGTATTGCTGATGTATCCGATAATTAGGTTCGTCTGTCCGTTTCCTAAAATTGCCAGCAATGGTGAGACTTTGGCAAGTGTTATTAAGTCGAAGCGATCTGTTGCCAGATTTGGTGATGCAGAACTTCATATGATTAGTAGTACGGAACATTCTGGTTTTCAGAATCTTGATTCGGTTTTGTCTCAACGGCTGAGAGAAATTTTAAAGAGCAATATGGATAGCTGTATGATTTGTTTAGCCCCAGGTCTGTCCAGTGTCAAAAATTTCGGAGAAGAAGGAAGAAAGTTCTGGAAACATTTTACGGTTTTTCACTACAGGAGATATCTGAGTTATTTAGACTTTGAGCGCACATATTACAATGCAAATATAACAAGGCCATACATGGATTATAAAAATAAAGCTGGTGTATCGGTCTTTTTCGATGGGATAAAAGAATTGTGGAAAGGTAAGCGCGTGTTGCTTGTCGAAGGCAATATGAGTCGTCTCGGTATGGGAAATGATTTGTTTGCAGGGGCTGAGTCTGTTCATCGAATCATCACTCTTTCCAGGCAGGCTTTCTCTTTGTACGATCGTATTCTGGAGGAAGTGTCTGTAGTGGCAATGCAATATGATTTGATCCTTATTGCTTTGGGAGCTTCTGCTACAGTATTAGCCTATGATTTGAGCAAACTGAATGTGCAGGCAGTCGATATCGGTCATATCGATATTGAGTATGAATGGTTTCTACAAGGTGCAACCTCCAAAGTTAAAGTGGAGGGAAAACATGTCAATGAAGTTTCTGAATCGCTGACGGAAGAAGAAACGCAGGATACTATATATCGTTCTCAAATAATCAAAAGTATATTCTGA
- a CDS encoding glycosyltransferase family 4 protein: MIIVYCISGTFNSGGMERVLTNKANYLVRQGYDISIITTDQKGRKPYFTLDPRIDQHDLGINYKDDLDKGLLTRVITYFRKQRKHRKALSTLLKKLNADIAISMFDHDGSFLHKIKDGSKKVMEIHFSRFKRIQYNRKGVWKWIDLFRAAEDLNIVKQYDKFVVLTQEDKEYWGDIHHMTVIPNANSFVTDQQALLETKNVIAVGRYDYQKGFDNLIRIWQQVHQVHPDWMLNIYGQGPLKEYLQQIIDELKLSEVIHLCAPVKNIEQEYLNSSMLVMTSRYEGFGLALTEAQTCGLPLIAYACKCGPRDIIRKGYNGFLIAEDDERNFAEKINLLIENDNLRREMGKNAVEMSQRYSETVVMQQWLNLFNGLSGQ; the protein is encoded by the coding sequence ATGATTATAGTATACTGTATATCAGGAACATTTAACTCCGGAGGAATGGAAAGAGTACTGACCAATAAAGCAAATTATCTGGTACGTCAGGGATATGACATCAGTATTATTACAACAGATCAGAAGGGGCGTAAGCCTTACTTTACTTTAGATCCCCGTATAGATCAGCATGATCTGGGCATAAATTATAAGGATGATCTGGACAAAGGACTGTTGACCAGAGTGATCACATATTTTAGAAAACAGAGAAAGCATAGAAAGGCATTAAGCACTTTGTTGAAAAAGCTGAATGCTGATATTGCAATATCCATGTTTGACCATGACGGATCTTTTTTACATAAAATTAAAGATGGCAGTAAGAAAGTGATGGAGATTCATTTTTCTAGGTTTAAGCGTATACAATACAACAGAAAAGGCGTATGGAAATGGATCGATCTGTTTCGTGCGGCAGAGGATTTAAATATTGTAAAGCAGTACGATAAGTTTGTAGTCCTCACGCAAGAAGACAAAGAGTATTGGGGAGATATACATCATATGACCGTTATACCTAATGCCAACAGTTTTGTGACAGATCAACAGGCGCTTTTGGAAACAAAAAATGTGATAGCTGTCGGACGCTACGATTATCAAAAGGGCTTTGACAATCTGATCCGTATATGGCAGCAGGTTCATCAGGTTCATCCGGACTGGATGCTGAATATATATGGACAAGGCCCATTAAAAGAGTATTTGCAACAGATAATTGATGAATTAAAACTGTCGGAAGTCATCCATTTATGTGCGCCGGTCAAGAATATTGAACAAGAATATCTGAACAGCTCCATGTTGGTCATGACTTCCCGTTATGAAGGTTTTGGTCTGGCCTTAACAGAAGCTCAGACTTGCGGATTGCCCTTGATTGCTTATGCATGTAAGTGTGGACCAAGAGATATTATCCGAAAAGGTTATAATGGATTTTTAATAGCAGAAGACGATGAAAGGAATTTTGCTGAAAAAATAAATCTGTTGATAGAAAACGATAATCTGCGGAGGGAGATGGGAAAAAATGCAGTAGAAATGTCACAACGCTACTCTGAAACAGTAGTTATGCAACAATGGTTGAACTTATTTAACGGGCTTTCAGGTCAATGA
- a CDS encoding PqqD family protein has product MMKLRTDIRLRKIGEEYIIVDPGQGMADMSKVYTLNETAAFVWNELKDLEFSDATIVELLLDNYDLTPETAQEDAKNLIRNLQDEGLLMEI; this is encoded by the coding sequence ATGATGAAATTGAGAACAGATATTCGTTTGAGAAAGATCGGAGAGGAATACATTATAGTAGACCCCGGGCAAGGGATGGCAGATATGTCTAAAGTTTATACCCTTAATGAGACGGCCGCTTTTGTTTGGAATGAACTGAAGGATCTCGAATTTTCAGATGCTACGATTGTAGAGTTATTACTGGATAACTACGATCTGACTCCTGAAACAGCACAAGAAGATGCTAAAAATCTGATTCGGAATTTGCAGGACGAAGGTTTACTGATGGAAATCTGA
- a CDS encoding polysaccharide biosynthesis/export family protein produces the protein MKRLIFGLMLCSVILLNSCLLSKRMAYVQDMVPDSVYRVQIAQATRIQKGDRLGIVVSAKTPELAMPFNIGESTYSITEKGNIAATGTATGGASLTKGYLVNQTGEIDFPILGTLRVEGMSMEELKEFIRKRLIDGRLINEPIVRTELLNFRVNLMGEINRVGVIDVPDGAITLFDAVSRAGGLTSNGAPNKIAVIREENGVRKMTINNIQSEEVFKSPTYILKQNDIVYVMPRGGTMGAKEQQSWQFLSTGIGLVSLLISTLILLK, from the coding sequence ATGAAAAGACTGATTTTTGGATTAATGCTATGCAGTGTCATATTGTTAAACTCTTGTCTGTTATCTAAACGAATGGCTTATGTACAGGATATGGTACCTGATTCTGTATACAGAGTTCAGATAGCTCAGGCGACCCGTATTCAGAAAGGAGATCGACTGGGTATCGTAGTCAGTGCCAAAACCCCGGAACTGGCGATGCCTTTCAATATTGGGGAGAGTACCTATAGTATTACGGAAAAGGGAAATATAGCAGCCACCGGAACAGCTACTGGTGGAGCAAGTCTTACAAAAGGCTATCTCGTCAATCAGACCGGAGAAATAGACTTTCCGATATTAGGAACCCTAAGAGTCGAGGGGATGTCCATGGAAGAACTTAAAGAGTTTATCCGTAAAAGGCTGATAGATGGCAGACTGATCAATGAACCAATTGTACGAACGGAACTGCTCAATTTTAGAGTCAATTTAATGGGCGAGATAAACAGAGTAGGCGTAATAGATGTGCCGGATGGTGCAATCACTCTTTTTGATGCCGTCTCACGGGCTGGAGGGCTGACCAGCAATGGTGCGCCAAACAAAATAGCTGTCATTCGTGAAGAAAATGGCGTCAGAAAGATGACCATCAATAATATACAGTCTGAAGAAGTATTCAAGTCTCCGACCTATATTCTCAAACAAAATGATATTGTGTATGTCATGCCACGCGGAGGTACCATGGGAGCTAAAGAACAGCAGAGCTGGCAATTTCTTTCCACCGGAATAGGATTAGTAAGCCTCCTTATTTCTACACTTATTCTTCTCAAATAA
- a CDS encoding glycosyltransferase: protein MKIVYCINNTWYAGGMTRVLANKANFLSEEGHEVFIVTVDQLDNQSYYPLSDKIQYIDLNINYFKYDQKSSPIRWLGFIRNLLLHRKRLKRILNDLHADIVISMFRKDFYFLPTIKDGSRKVLETHSSRFTWQYNRQKNRILGKVRDFIDIRIIRKYDKFVVLTHEDKPFWGKLKNITVIPNANTFEPVESSRLDQKIVLAVGRYSYEKNYSDLIKA, encoded by the coding sequence ATGAAAATAGTGTATTGTATAAATAATACCTGGTATGCAGGCGGAATGACAAGAGTTCTTGCCAATAAAGCTAATTTTCTGTCAGAAGAGGGGCATGAGGTATTTATTGTGACCGTGGATCAGCTTGACAACCAATCCTATTATCCGCTATCCGATAAAATACAGTATATAGATCTGAATATAAATTATTTTAAGTACGATCAGAAGTCATCTCCGATAAGATGGCTGGGATTCATAAGAAATCTTCTGTTACACAGAAAGCGATTGAAAAGAATTCTTAATGATCTACATGCGGATATTGTCATATCTATGTTTAGAAAGGATTTCTATTTTCTGCCAACAATAAAGGACGGCAGTCGTAAGGTATTGGAGACGCATTCGTCCCGATTCACCTGGCAGTATAACAGACAAAAGAATCGAATATTAGGTAAGGTTCGGGATTTTATAGATATCCGGATTATCAGGAAGTATGACAAATTCGTTGTATTGACCCATGAGGATAAACCCTTTTGGGGAAAACTGAAGAATATAACGGTTATTCCGAATGCAAATACATTTGAACCAGTAGAATCGTCCCGTTTAGATCAGAAAATTGTACTTGCCGTGGGGCGTTACAGCTATGAAAAGAATTATTCAGATCTGATAAAGGCCTGA
- a CDS encoding glycosyltransferase — protein sequence MRETLQKQIDELHLSHTVELTPSTLDIMNLYLHSSLVVLSSYYEGLGMVLLEGQACGVPLISYACKCGPRDIITEGENGFLVEVGDTDVLSDRIKIMISDEGLRVKMGKSAKIHSREFSEKVIMERWLTLFKELSN from the coding sequence TTGAGAGAAACGCTACAAAAACAGATTGATGAGTTGCATCTGAGCCATACTGTCGAACTGACGCCTTCAACTCTGGATATTATGAATCTCTATCTCCATAGTTCCCTTGTTGTGCTAAGCTCCTATTACGAAGGACTGGGTATGGTCTTGCTGGAAGGACAGGCCTGTGGAGTTCCTCTTATTTCCTACGCCTGTAAATGTGGTCCCAGGGATATTATTACGGAAGGCGAGAATGGCTTTTTGGTAGAAGTTGGAGATACAGATGTGTTGTCAGATCGTATCAAAATAATGATCTCTGATGAGGGGCTGCGAGTTAAAATGGGGAAATCGGCCAAAATTCATTCCCGAGAATTCTCAGAGAAAGTCATAATGGAGAGATGGTTAACGCTATTCAAGGAACTGAGTAATTGA
- a CDS encoding glycosyltransferase family 2 protein — protein MYSPLVSIIIPVYNAEKTLQYAFESIMKQTYRYMEIILINDCSTDGSDTVLTRYMEILESLQISVKYMIHAQNQGVSTARNTGLNNATGDYIYFVDADDTLDADAIELLVREAVRFDADIVGCNWYLSFTKNERRMNQPSFNTAWDAIEKILRGTMRWNLWLFMVKRSLYEKNQIRFIDSKNMGEDLLMTIRLFSCAGVVCYVNRALYHYSQSNAESLTRVSSTDHIPDVTTHVEEVEACLYASVYKDIPDLENLLRHLKLHIKLPLLISRRKSDYNLWRGWFSEVNAYATANPSLSWRIRLLQSAAVKGHYWFLRMHYYLITRLVYGVLYR, from the coding sequence ATGTATAGCCCTTTAGTATCGATTATTATTCCTGTGTACAATGCTGAAAAGACATTACAATACGCCTTTGAATCTATTATGAAACAGACGTATAGGTACATGGAGATCATATTGATCAATGATTGCAGTACAGACGGCAGTGATACCGTCTTGACCCGATATATGGAAATACTAGAAAGCCTCCAGATATCTGTAAAGTATATGATCCATGCTCAAAATCAGGGTGTGTCAACAGCTCGTAATACGGGGCTTAACAATGCCACCGGTGATTACATATACTTTGTGGATGCGGATGATACACTGGATGCCGATGCTATTGAACTTCTTGTCAGAGAGGCTGTAAGGTTTGATGCAGATATTGTGGGATGCAATTGGTATCTGAGTTTTACAAAGAATGAGCGCAGGATGAATCAGCCTTCTTTCAATACCGCCTGGGATGCTATTGAAAAAATCCTGCGCGGTACTATGCGATGGAATCTTTGGTTGTTTATGGTTAAACGTTCGCTTTACGAAAAAAATCAGATTCGTTTTATTGACAGCAAGAATATGGGGGAAGACTTGTTGATGACGATAAGATTATTTAGTTGTGCCGGTGTGGTGTGTTATGTAAACCGTGCACTTTATCATTACAGCCAGTCCAATGCAGAATCCCTGACCCGGGTTTCCTCAACAGATCATATTCCTGATGTCACGACCCATGTCGAAGAAGTGGAGGCTTGTCTTTATGCCAGTGTATATAAAGATATACCGGATTTGGAGAATCTGCTCCGCCATTTGAAGTTACATATAAAACTTCCCTTACTGATCTCCCGGAGAAAGTCAGATTATAATCTTTGGCGAGGTTGGTTTTCAGAAGTCAATGCTTATGCAACAGCTAACCCGAGTTTGTCCTGGCGTATCCGTTTGCTGCAAAGTGCTGCCGTGAAAGGCCACTACTGGTTTTTACGGATGCACTACTATTTGATAACCAGGCTTGTATATGGCGTTTTATACCGGTAA
- a CDS encoding glycosyltransferase: MKKTIVISAVNLVEAGTLAILRDCLQYLSALAESGEYKVVAVVHRRELADFPGIVYIETQWPKKRWINRIWFEYVSMKNISRQLAPVYLWFSLHDTSPNVIAERRAVYCHSPFAFYKWKWKELFWTPKIVLFALFTRNIYGLNIRKNRYVVVQQDWFRKAMQDLFGLDKRQIIVAPPPASKTLEQVTAKDCRVIFPKYSFIYAASPNSHKNFEVICRAVEELGTRYRHLNFKVYITVKGDENAYARWLYKNWGERFDSLVFAGFLTKNILLDYYQKCDCLIFPSKAETWGLPVSEFAAFHKPMLLADLPYAYETASGSEKTAFFDPQDYTRLSKYMYSLIHGESHFLKPLAKKNIEMPTAGSWESLFTILLSADQNEMKESI; this comes from the coding sequence ATGAAGAAGACAATCGTCATATCGGCAGTAAATCTGGTTGAAGCAGGAACTTTAGCAATACTTAGGGACTGCTTGCAGTATCTCTCTGCTTTAGCCGAAAGCGGGGAATACAAAGTGGTGGCTGTTGTACATAGAAGAGAACTGGCAGATTTTCCGGGTATAGTATACATAGAAACGCAATGGCCAAAAAAACGATGGATCAACCGGATATGGTTTGAGTATGTATCCATGAAAAATATCAGCAGACAGCTGGCTCCGGTGTATCTGTGGTTTTCGCTTCATGATACCTCTCCAAATGTGATTGCGGAGCGCAGAGCGGTGTATTGCCACAGTCCGTTTGCCTTCTATAAATGGAAATGGAAGGAACTGTTCTGGACACCAAAGATTGTTCTTTTTGCACTGTTTACACGGAATATATATGGCCTTAATATTCGGAAAAACCGATATGTTGTCGTACAGCAAGACTGGTTTAGAAAAGCGATGCAAGATTTGTTCGGATTGGATAAGAGACAGATAATTGTTGCTCCTCCCCCGGCTTCCAAAACGTTGGAACAGGTAACAGCAAAAGATTGCAGAGTTATTTTTCCGAAATACTCTTTTATATATGCTGCATCCCCAAATAGTCATAAAAATTTTGAAGTGATATGTCGGGCAGTGGAAGAATTGGGAACCAGATACAGGCACTTAAATTTCAAAGTGTATATCACCGTCAAAGGAGATGAAAATGCCTACGCACGGTGGTTGTATAAGAACTGGGGAGAACGTTTTGACTCGCTGGTATTTGCCGGATTTCTGACAAAGAATATATTACTGGACTATTACCAGAAGTGTGACTGTCTTATCTTTCCTTCCAAAGCCGAAACATGGGGTTTACCTGTTTCCGAGTTTGCAGCCTTTCATAAGCCGATGTTACTGGCAGATCTTCCTTATGCGTATGAAACCGCTTCAGGAAGTGAGAAAACTGCTTTTTTCGATCCCCAGGATTATACCCGGTTAAGTAAATACATGTATAGTCTGATCCACGGAGAGAGTCATTTTCTGAAACCTCTGGCTAAAAAGAATATAGAAATGCCCACGGCAGGTTCGTGGGAAAGTCTGTTTACGATCCTGTTGTCTGCGGATCAGAATGAAATGAAAGAGAGTATATGA